In one window of Leifsonia sp. NPDC080035 DNA:
- a CDS encoding DMT family transporter: protein MRRSSLTVGFLVAVLAAATFGMSGAFVKPLLESGWSPVAAVTVRALTGGVVLLPVALFAVRGRWAAVWRGRWRILGMALIGVAGTQVLYFAAIQRIAVSTAILVEYLAPILLVVFVWARSRRAPKPVVLVGSVVAVVGLVLVVSPSGAQAFDAIGLALAIAAMVGCAIFYVIAARPSDGLPPVALACGGLLIGGLALAAVGATGLLPFTVSFTDVPLLGSAVPWWVPVLVVGVFATAMAYASSITATEILGSRLASFTGLLEVVAATLYAWLLLGESLQPLQLLGGVLILGGIAFVRAEKTEPALTEPEMTPDGRSERADPAVASDTGTGGRSAG from the coding sequence ATGCGACGTTCATCGCTCACCGTCGGCTTCCTTGTCGCCGTGCTCGCGGCTGCGACCTTCGGGATGTCCGGAGCATTCGTGAAGCCGCTCCTGGAGAGCGGCTGGTCGCCCGTCGCCGCGGTGACGGTCCGGGCGCTGACGGGCGGCGTCGTGCTGTTGCCGGTCGCACTCTTCGCTGTGCGCGGGCGCTGGGCGGCGGTCTGGCGCGGCCGCTGGCGCATCCTCGGCATGGCGTTGATCGGCGTGGCCGGCACGCAGGTGCTGTACTTCGCGGCGATCCAGCGCATTGCGGTGAGCACGGCGATCCTCGTCGAGTACTTGGCCCCGATCCTGCTGGTGGTGTTCGTGTGGGCGCGTTCGCGGCGTGCGCCGAAGCCGGTCGTGCTGGTGGGCTCGGTCGTCGCCGTCGTGGGGCTCGTGCTGGTGGTCTCGCCGAGCGGTGCCCAGGCCTTCGACGCGATCGGTCTCGCGCTCGCCATCGCGGCGATGGTGGGCTGCGCGATCTTCTACGTGATCGCCGCCCGGCCGAGCGATGGGCTCCCGCCGGTGGCGCTGGCGTGCGGCGGTCTGCTGATCGGCGGCCTCGCGCTGGCCGCGGTCGGCGCGACCGGTCTTCTCCCGTTCACGGTGAGCTTCACCGACGTGCCGCTGCTCGGCTCGGCGGTGCCGTGGTGGGTGCCCGTGCTCGTCGTCGGCGTGTTCGCGACCGCGATGGCCTACGCGTCCAGCATCACGGCGACCGAGATCCTCGGCTCCCGTCTGGCGTCGTTCACGGGCCTTCTGGAGGTGGTGGCGGCGACGCTGTACGCCTGGCTGCTGCTCGGTGAGAGCCTGCAGCCCCTCCAGCTCCTCGGCGGCGTCCTCATCCTCGGCGGCATCGCGTTCGTCCGCGCCGAGAAGACGGAACCGGCCCTCACCGAGCCGGAGATGACGCCCGATGGGCGGAGCGAGCGGGCCGATCCCGCCGTCGCGTCGGACACCGGAACGGGCGGCCGCTCTGCCGGGTAG
- a CDS encoding RecQ family ATP-dependent DNA helicase, whose amino-acid sequence MSTTGTASPTDATRVRALARLRDLVGRPDADFHDGQFEAISALVDERRRALVVQRTGWGKSAVYFVATLLLRERGAGPTILVSPLLALMRDQVAAAERAGVRALTINSANRHEWDDVIARLRDDTVDVLLVSPERLNNPDFRDQHLPALVERAGLLVIDEAHCISDWGHDFRPDYRRLRDLVAALPSGVPVLATTATANERVVADVAEQLGGSATGHADVTTIRGPLARRSLRLGVLRLPDATARLAWLVSNLADLPGSGIVYTLTVSAAEDTARVLRQAGHEAYAYTGQTDTAEREELEDKLKRNEVKALVATSALGMGFDKPDLGFVVHVGAPSSPVAYYQQVGRAGRATDNADVLLLPGPEDQAIWQYFATASMPSEEKAGALLSALTDTPQSTQVLESRVDLKKTTLELLLKVLDVDGAVRRVSGGWVSTGRPWTYDRERYERIAAAREAEQRSMLEYERTSDCRMQFLQLALDDPDAQPCGRCDSCAGAWYPSAIEEEASGAVSAQLSKAGVAIEPRKLWPTAADRLGVPVKGRIPAEEQLEPGRALARLTDLGWGNRLRELFAADTVDAPCPADIVRACVTVLAEWDWERRPAAVVSVPSRHRPQFTESLARTLAEIGRLPYLGALGHRGAGPSGGPGGNSAFRLSGVWDAFDAGALAVPAGEPVLLVDDIVDSRWTITVAGRELRRAGAGAVLPFAAAMQA is encoded by the coding sequence ATGAGCACCACCGGCACCGCCTCCCCCACCGACGCCACCAGAGTGCGTGCGCTCGCCCGCCTCCGCGATCTCGTGGGGCGGCCGGACGCCGACTTCCACGACGGGCAGTTCGAGGCCATCAGCGCGCTCGTCGACGAGAGGAGGAGGGCGCTGGTCGTCCAACGGACCGGGTGGGGGAAGTCCGCCGTCTACTTCGTCGCCACCCTGCTGCTGCGGGAGAGGGGTGCGGGACCGACCATCCTGGTGTCCCCGCTCCTCGCGCTGATGCGCGACCAGGTCGCGGCGGCCGAGCGAGCCGGCGTCCGCGCGCTCACGATCAACTCGGCCAACCGTCACGAGTGGGACGACGTGATCGCGCGCCTGCGCGACGACACGGTGGACGTGCTGCTCGTCTCCCCCGAAAGGCTGAACAACCCCGACTTCCGCGACCAGCACCTGCCCGCGCTCGTCGAGCGCGCCGGCCTGCTCGTCATCGACGAGGCCCACTGCATCTCGGACTGGGGCCACGACTTCCGTCCCGACTACCGCAGGCTCCGCGACCTGGTGGCGGCTCTGCCGTCCGGCGTCCCGGTGCTCGCGACAACCGCCACGGCGAACGAGCGCGTGGTCGCCGACGTCGCGGAGCAGCTCGGCGGTTCCGCGACCGGCCACGCCGACGTGACGACGATCCGCGGTCCGCTCGCCCGGCGCTCGCTGAGACTCGGAGTGCTCCGGCTGCCCGACGCCACGGCCAGACTGGCCTGGCTGGTGAGCAATCTCGCTGACCTGCCGGGCAGCGGCATCGTCTACACGCTCACCGTGTCGGCCGCCGAAGACACGGCGCGGGTGCTGCGTCAGGCGGGACACGAGGCCTACGCGTACACCGGTCAGACCGACACGGCCGAGCGCGAGGAGCTCGAGGACAAGCTCAAGCGCAACGAGGTCAAGGCCCTGGTGGCCACGAGCGCGCTGGGGATGGGCTTCGACAAGCCGGACCTCGGGTTCGTCGTGCACGTCGGTGCGCCGTCGTCCCCCGTGGCGTACTACCAGCAGGTCGGCCGCGCCGGCCGCGCGACAGACAACGCGGATGTCCTGCTCCTGCCCGGTCCGGAGGACCAGGCGATCTGGCAGTACTTCGCCACCGCCTCGATGCCGTCCGAGGAGAAGGCCGGTGCATTGCTCTCGGCGCTGACCGATACGCCGCAGTCGACGCAGGTGCTCGAGAGCCGGGTCGATCTGAAGAAGACGACGCTGGAGCTGCTGCTCAAGGTGCTGGATGTCGACGGGGCCGTGCGGCGCGTATCCGGTGGCTGGGTGTCCACCGGGCGGCCGTGGACCTACGACCGCGAGCGGTACGAGCGCATCGCCGCCGCGCGGGAGGCGGAGCAGCGCTCGATGCTCGAGTACGAGCGCACGAGCGACTGCCGGATGCAGTTCCTGCAGCTCGCCCTCGACGATCCGGACGCACAGCCGTGCGGACGCTGCGACTCGTGCGCGGGAGCCTGGTACCCGTCGGCGATCGAGGAGGAGGCGAGCGGTGCGGTCTCCGCGCAGCTCAGCAAGGCGGGCGTCGCCATCGAGCCGCGCAAACTCTGGCCCACCGCGGCGGACCGGCTCGGCGTGCCGGTCAAGGGCCGCATCCCCGCGGAAGAACAGCTGGAGCCGGGACGGGCGCTCGCCCGGCTGACCGACCTCGGCTGGGGCAATCGGCTTCGCGAGCTGTTCGCCGCGGACACCGTCGATGCGCCGTGTCCCGCGGACATCGTGCGCGCCTGCGTCACGGTGCTCGCCGAGTGGGACTGGGAGCGCAGGCCCGCAGCGGTGGTGTCGGTCCCGTCACGGCACCGTCCTCAGTTCACCGAGAGTCTTGCCCGCACTCTCGCCGAGATCGGCCGGCTGCCCTACCTCGGCGCGCTCGGCCACCGCGGGGCGGGTCCGAGCGGCGGTCCCGGCGGCAACAGCGCGTTCCGGCTCTCGGGAGTCTGGGATGCGTTCGACGCCGGCGCGCTCGCCGTGCCCGCGGGTGAGCCCGTGCTGCTGGTGGACGACATCGTCGACAGCCGCTGGACGATCACGGTCGCCGGGCGCGAACTCCGGCGGGCGGGCGCGGGTGCCGTGCTGCCGTTCGCTGCGGCGATGCAGGCCTGA
- a CDS encoding CGNR zinc finger domain-containing protein, which produces MHFAPDTEDALEFAVVLCNTVPGASRSGEDELATPEQLVQLLTENQYSGRVDGDEAELREVHDTRERLRRAWAMARDEAALEVNAMLADAHALPHLLRHDGFDWHLHATAQDAPLAERIRVEIALALVDVIRSDEMGRLRVCAADDCTGLLLDLSRNGSKRFCSVRCGNRMNMVAFRARKEEAARPADPR; this is translated from the coding sequence TTGCATTTTGCCCCTGACACGGAGGATGCGCTGGAGTTCGCCGTCGTCCTCTGCAACACCGTCCCCGGCGCCTCGCGGAGCGGCGAGGACGAGCTCGCGACGCCCGAGCAGCTCGTCCAGCTGCTGACCGAGAACCAATACTCCGGCCGCGTAGACGGCGACGAGGCCGAGCTGCGCGAGGTGCACGACACCCGCGAGCGGCTGCGCCGCGCGTGGGCGATGGCGCGGGACGAGGCCGCACTCGAAGTCAACGCGATGCTCGCCGACGCGCACGCGCTCCCGCACCTGCTTCGGCACGACGGTTTCGACTGGCACCTGCACGCGACGGCGCAGGACGCGCCCCTCGCCGAGCGCATCCGCGTGGAGATCGCCCTCGCCCTCGTCGACGTGATCCGCTCCGACGAGATGGGGAGGCTGCGGGTCTGCGCGGCCGACGACTGCACGGGACTGCTGCTCGACCTCTCGCGCAACGGGTCCAAGCGGTTCTGCAGCGTGCGCTGCGGCAACCGGATGAACATGGTCGCCTTCCGCGCACGGAAGGAGGAGGCGGCCCGTCCGGCTGACCCCCGTTAG